One Pseudomonas sp. MH9.2 DNA segment encodes these proteins:
- a CDS encoding cobyrinate a,c-diamide synthase, which translates to MRAPRHCPAVLIAAPASGQGKTTVTAALARLHRNQGRKVRVFKCGPDFLDPMILERASGAPVYQLDLWMVGADESRRLLWEAAGEADLILIEGVMGLFDGTPSSADLARHFGVPVLGVIDGTAMAQTFGALALGLARYQPDLPFAGVLANRVGTVRHAQLLEGSLTEGLRWYGALSRETGIELPSRHLGLVQASELNDLDARLDAAATALGSTCEVSLPPAVEFAAPDIVKAEPLLEGVRIAVARDEAFAFTYGASLDLLRAMGAELSFFSPIHDTFIPDADSLYLPGGYPELHHVALGQNLPMLAAVRAHHAAGKPLLAECGGMLYLLDALTDVDGQRAELVGLLTGEAVMQKRLAALALQAVELPEGLLRGHTYHHSLTSTELQPIARGVSPNGGRGAEAVYRDGRMTASYVHFYFPSNPQAVAALFKP; encoded by the coding sequence ATGAGAGCGCCGCGTCACTGCCCGGCGGTGTTGATCGCTGCGCCGGCTTCCGGCCAGGGCAAGACCACCGTGACGGCCGCGTTGGCCCGACTGCACCGCAATCAAGGGCGCAAGGTTCGGGTGTTCAAATGCGGCCCTGACTTTCTCGACCCGATGATTCTCGAACGCGCCAGTGGCGCGCCGGTCTATCAGCTGGATTTGTGGATGGTCGGCGCCGATGAAAGCCGCCGACTGTTGTGGGAGGCGGCGGGCGAAGCCGACTTGATTCTGATTGAAGGGGTCATGGGCTTGTTCGACGGTACGCCGTCCAGCGCAGACTTGGCGCGCCATTTCGGCGTACCGGTTCTGGGCGTGATCGACGGCACTGCGATGGCCCAGACTTTTGGCGCGTTGGCCCTGGGCCTGGCGCGTTATCAGCCGGACCTGCCGTTTGCCGGGGTCTTGGCCAATCGCGTCGGCACCGTGCGCCACGCGCAACTGCTCGAAGGCAGCCTGACCGAGGGCTTACGCTGGTACGGCGCGTTGTCACGAGAAACCGGGATCGAGTTGCCGAGCCGTCATTTGGGCCTGGTCCAGGCCAGCGAACTGAATGATCTGGATGCACGCCTCGACGCCGCCGCCACCGCCCTAGGCAGCACGTGCGAGGTGTCCTTGCCGCCGGCTGTCGAATTCGCCGCGCCCGACATCGTCAAGGCTGAACCCTTGCTTGAGGGGGTGCGCATTGCCGTGGCTCGGGACGAAGCGTTTGCCTTTACCTACGGCGCCAGTCTTGACCTGCTGCGGGCCATGGGCGCCGAGTTGTCGTTTTTCTCGCCGATCCACGACACCTTCATTCCCGATGCCGACAGCCTTTATCTGCCGGGCGGTTACCCCGAACTGCACCACGTCGCGCTGGGTCAAAACCTACCGATGCTGGCCGCCGTTCGCGCCCATCATGCAGCAGGTAAACCCCTGCTGGCTGAGTGCGGCGGCATGCTTTACCTGCTGGATGCCTTGACCGATGTCGACGGTCAGCGAGCGGAGCTGGTGGGGCTGCTGACTGGCGAAGCCGTGATGCAGAAACGTTTGGCGGCGCTGGCTTTGCAAGCGGTCGAGCTGCCGGAAGGCTTGCTGCGTGGACACACCTATCACCACTCGCTGACCAGCACTGAGTTGCAGCCCATCGCTCGCGGCGTGAGCCCCAACGGTGGGCGCGGCGCCGAGGCGGTCTATCGTGACGGGCGCATGACCGCGTCTTACGTACACTTCTATTTCCCTTCTAATCCTCAAGCGGTTGCGGCGCTTTTCAAACCATGA
- the cobO gene encoding cob(I)yrinic acid a,c-diamide adenosyltransferase → MNESPERDERHLARMLRKKAVMDERIASSPNECGLLLVLTGNGKGKSSSAFGMLARAMGHGMQCGVVQFIKGRNSTGEELFFRRFPEQVRYHVMGEGFTWETQDRQRDIAAAEAAWEVSREMLRDPDIGLIVLDELNIALKHGYLDLEQVLSDLQSRPPMQHVLVTGRGAKPELIDLADTVSEIAVVKHAFQAGIRAQKGIEL, encoded by the coding sequence ATGAACGAATCCCCCGAACGTGACGAACGCCATCTGGCGCGCATGCTGCGTAAAAAAGCCGTCATGGACGAGCGCATTGCCAGTTCGCCGAATGAATGCGGGCTGTTGCTGGTCCTGACGGGGAACGGCAAAGGCAAAAGCAGCTCAGCGTTCGGCATGCTTGCCCGCGCCATGGGCCACGGAATGCAGTGTGGCGTCGTGCAGTTCATCAAGGGTCGCAACAGCACCGGTGAAGAGCTGTTCTTCCGTCGTTTCCCCGAGCAGGTGCGTTATCACGTCATGGGCGAGGGCTTCACCTGGGAAACCCAGGACCGCCAGCGCGATATCGCCGCCGCCGAAGCTGCCTGGGAAGTGTCCCGGGAAATGCTGCGCGACCCAGACATCGGCCTGATCGTGCTCGATGAACTGAATATCGCCCTCAAACACGGTTATCTGGATCTGGAGCAGGTCCTCAGCGACCTGCAAAGTCGTCCGCCGATGCAGCATGTGCTGGTGACGGGCCGCGGCGCGAAACCCGAGCTGATTGATCTGGCGGACACGGTTTCCGAGATCGCCGTGGTCAAGCATGCCTTTCAGGCCGGTATCCGTGCGCAGAAAGGCATCGAGCTATGA
- a CDS encoding sorbosone dehydrogenase family protein gives MFTLRPQLAVLLVLMTGLTACGETASLQVAEGTGPQPKLPEPNKTLIPTVNIAPAVGWAKGAKPVAAPGTQVSAFAEDLDHPRWLYVLPNGDVLVAETNSPAKPDDSKGIRGWIMKKVMGRAGAGVASANRITLLRDKDHDGVAETRTVFLQNLNSPFGMALVGNDFYVADTDQLLRFHYENGQTSITGKPSKVTDLPAGTLNHHWTKNVIASKDGKKLYVTVGSNSNVGENGLDKEEGRAAIWEVDAATGAHRIFASGLRNPNGMDWEPQTGTLWTAVNERDEIGSDLVPDYITSVKDGAFYGWPFSYYGQHVDVRVSPQNPALVAKAIAPDYAVGPHTASLGLTFSDGKSLPAPFTQGVFIGQHGSWNRNPHSGYKVIFVPFTNGKPSGAPVDLLTGFLNADEKAQGRPVGVINDQHGGVLVADDVGNKIWRVTAAKAQ, from the coding sequence ATGTTCACACTCAGACCTCAGTTGGCAGTACTGCTTGTACTGATGACCGGCCTTACCGCTTGCGGCGAGACTGCCAGCCTGCAAGTAGCGGAAGGCACGGGCCCGCAGCCGAAGCTGCCTGAACCGAACAAAACACTGATCCCGACCGTGAACATCGCCCCTGCCGTGGGCTGGGCAAAGGGTGCAAAACCTGTCGCTGCACCAGGCACTCAGGTGTCAGCGTTTGCCGAAGACCTGGATCACCCGCGCTGGCTGTACGTGCTGCCTAACGGCGATGTACTGGTCGCTGAAACCAACTCGCCGGCCAAGCCCGATGACAGCAAAGGCATTCGGGGCTGGATCATGAAAAAGGTCATGGGGCGTGCGGGGGCGGGCGTAGCGTCCGCCAACCGGATCACACTGCTGCGCGACAAAGACCATGACGGTGTTGCTGAAACCCGTACCGTGTTCCTGCAAAACCTTAATTCACCCTTTGGCATGGCCCTGGTCGGCAACGACTTCTATGTCGCCGACACCGATCAACTGCTGCGTTTCCATTATGAAAACGGGCAAACCTCGATTACCGGCAAGCCAAGCAAGGTGACAGACCTGCCTGCAGGGACACTCAATCACCACTGGACCAAGAACGTCATTGCCAGCAAAGACGGTAAAAAACTGTACGTGACCGTGGGTTCCAACAGCAATGTCGGTGAGAACGGCCTGGACAAGGAAGAAGGTCGAGCCGCGATCTGGGAAGTCGATGCCGCGACGGGCGCGCATCGGATCTTTGCCTCTGGCCTGCGCAACCCCAATGGCATGGACTGGGAACCGCAGACAGGCACGCTGTGGACCGCCGTCAATGAGCGCGACGAAATCGGCAGCGATCTGGTACCCGATTACATTACGTCAGTGAAGGATGGCGCATTTTATGGTTGGCCTTTCAGCTACTACGGCCAGCATGTGGATGTGCGCGTCTCACCCCAAAACCCGGCTTTGGTGGCCAAGGCCATTGCACCGGATTACGCCGTCGGACCCCACACCGCGTCGTTGGGTCTGACCTTCAGTGACGGAAAATCGCTGCCGGCACCGTTCACCCAAGGTGTATTCATCGGCCAACACGGTTCGTGGAACCGCAACCCCCACAGCGGTTACAAGGTGATATTCGTACCGTTCACCAACGGCAAACCCAGCGGCGCCCCCGTCGACCTGTTGACCGGTTTCCTCAACGCAGACGAGAAGGCCCAGGGGCGTCCGGTGGGCGTGATCAATGATCAGCATGGCGGAGTGCTGGTGGCCGATGACGTGGGGAATAAAATCTGGCGGGTGACGGCGGCAAAGGCGCAGTAA
- a CDS encoding C40 family peptidase, giving the protein MSITVRLGLITLAAALLGACASHAPPPSKQWVVRPVAPMTSDYSSPAAEDVLIRALGLVGTPYRWGGNTPDSGFDCSGLIGYVYRDAAGIALPRSTREMIVMRAPDVGRNALQSGDLLFFATSGGSQVSHAAIYVGEGRFVHAPATGGTVRLDSLDNSYWQKTYLNAKRVIQPEHLARNNP; this is encoded by the coding sequence ATGTCGATTACGGTACGCCTAGGGTTGATTACATTGGCTGCTGCGCTTCTTGGCGCTTGCGCAAGCCACGCTCCACCCCCTTCAAAACAATGGGTTGTTCGACCCGTTGCGCCAATGACTTCCGATTATTCCTCGCCTGCTGCTGAAGACGTGCTAATTCGCGCGCTGGGTTTGGTCGGCACGCCTTATCGCTGGGGCGGCAATACGCCTGATTCGGGCTTCGATTGCAGTGGGTTGATTGGTTATGTCTACCGTGACGCGGCCGGTATCGCGCTACCACGCTCGACCCGAGAGATGATTGTGATGCGCGCGCCGGACGTCGGGCGCAACGCTTTACAGTCTGGTGATCTGTTGTTCTTCGCCACGTCAGGCGGCTCGCAGGTCAGTCACGCCGCGATCTACGTTGGGGAAGGGCGCTTTGTGCATGCGCCGGCAACGGGCGGCACAGTGCGCCTGGACAGCCTCGACAACAGCTATTGGCAAAAAACCTACCTCAACGCCAAGCGCGTCATTCAGCCAGAGCATCTGGCGCGTAATAACCCCTGA
- a CDS encoding C40 family peptidase gives MLNRFAPLVPLALVSLLFGCAANMPASNQQQVQNQAHASITAQSARSSQMADGSDSVLSEELITEKELAEFADSKPYRMPILADSILERGMSLIGTRYRVGGTSEAGFDCSGFINYLFREEAGMTLPRSTRDMINLKAPLVARNNLKPGDLLFFSTKGRGRVSHAGIYLGDDQFIHSSSSRSGGVRVDSLDDSYWKKTFIEAKRALAMAPTTIQSQR, from the coding sequence ATGCTAAATCGCTTCGCACCCCTCGTGCCCCTCGCACTGGTTTCACTCCTTTTTGGTTGCGCGGCTAACATGCCTGCCTCGAACCAGCAGCAGGTCCAGAATCAGGCTCATGCCTCGATTACTGCGCAGTCTGCACGCTCCTCCCAGATGGCCGACGGATCTGACTCCGTGTTGTCCGAAGAGTTGATCACCGAAAAAGAACTGGCCGAGTTTGCTGACAGCAAGCCGTACCGCATGCCGATTCTTGCCGACAGCATCCTGGAACGCGGCATGTCCCTGATCGGTACCCGTTATCGCGTAGGCGGTACGTCCGAAGCAGGTTTCGATTGCAGCGGATTCATCAACTACCTTTTCCGTGAAGAAGCGGGCATGACGTTGCCACGCTCCACTCGCGACATGATCAACTTGAAGGCTCCACTGGTTGCTCGCAACAACCTGAAGCCGGGTGATCTGCTGTTCTTCAGCACCAAGGGTCGCGGTCGTGTGAGCCATGCCGGCATCTATCTGGGCGATGATCAATTCATCCATTCCAGCAGCAGCCGCAGCGGTGGTGTTCGGGTCGATAGCCTGGATGACAGCTATTGGAAGAAGACCTTCATCGAAGCTAAACGTGCGTTAGCGATGGCGCCGACTACAATCCAAAGCCAACGCTAG
- a CDS encoding NAD-dependent deacylase, whose translation MVDRKLLLQTAAALRHARRILIITGAGLSADSGLPTYRGVGGLYNAKTSDGLPIEMALSGPMLRRDPALCWKYIAELGKACLGAQPNAAHYAIAQLQRLKPECWVLTQNVDGYHRAAGSPPERLIEIHGQLAPLFCQSCGAIDPELSEHLQRPLPPLCKHCHGVLRPRVVLFEEMLPERALETLYEEMAKGFDAVLSIGTTASFPYIHEPVLRTRVSGGFTAEINPTPTDHSAAMDVFLGCRALEVMEELVSHI comes from the coding sequence GTGGTAGATCGCAAGCTATTGCTGCAAACAGCAGCGGCGTTGCGTCATGCCCGGCGCATCCTGATTATTACCGGCGCTGGCTTGTCGGCCGACTCGGGCCTCCCGACCTACCGGGGCGTTGGCGGGCTGTATAACGCAAAGACCTCGGACGGGCTGCCCATCGAAATGGCGCTGTCTGGCCCGATGTTGCGCCGCGACCCTGCGCTGTGCTGGAAATATATCGCCGAACTGGGCAAGGCTTGTCTCGGTGCGCAACCGAATGCCGCCCATTACGCCATCGCTCAGTTGCAGCGACTCAAGCCTGAATGCTGGGTCCTGACGCAGAACGTCGATGGCTATCATCGTGCCGCTGGCAGCCCACCTGAGCGCTTGATTGAAATCCACGGGCAGTTGGCGCCGTTGTTTTGCCAATCCTGTGGCGCCATCGACCCGGAACTGAGCGAGCACCTGCAACGGCCATTGCCGCCCTTGTGCAAGCACTGCCATGGGGTATTGCGCCCGCGAGTGGTGTTGTTCGAGGAAATGTTGCCCGAGCGGGCGCTGGAAACGTTGTACGAAGAAATGGCCAAGGGTTTCGACGCTGTATTGAGCATCGGCACCACTGCCAGCTTCCCGTATATTCACGAGCCGGTCCTGCGTACGCGGGTGTCGGGGGGCTTTACCGCCGAGATAAATCCGACGCCGACCGACCACAGCGCCGCCATGGATGTTTTCCTGGGCTGTAGAGCCTTAGAAGTTATGGAGGAACTGGTAAGTCACATTTAG
- the hda gene encoding DnaA regulatory inactivator Hda, giving the protein MKPIQLPLGVRLRDDATFINYYPGANAAALGYVERLCEADAGWTESLIYLWGKDGVGRTHLLQAACLRFEQLGELAVYLPLADVMDQGVELLDNLEQYELVCLDDLQAVVGKPEWEEALFHLFNRLRDSGRRLLIAASQSPRELPVKLLDLKSRLTMALVFQMRGLSDEDKLRALQLRASRRGLHLTDEVGHFILTRGTRSMSALFDLLERLDQASLQAQRKLTIPFLKETLGW; this is encoded by the coding sequence ATGAAACCGATTCAGCTGCCCTTGGGTGTGCGTCTGCGTGATGACGCCACCTTCATCAATTACTATCCCGGCGCCAATGCCGCAGCACTCGGCTATGTTGAGCGTCTGTGCGAAGCCGATGCTGGCTGGACCGAAAGCCTGATTTATCTCTGGGGCAAGGATGGCGTCGGGCGTACTCACTTGCTGCAAGCCGCTTGCCTGCGCTTCGAGCAGTTGGGCGAGCTGGCGGTTTACTTGCCCTTGGCGGATGTGATGGATCAAGGCGTTGAGCTGCTCGATAATCTGGAGCAGTACGAGCTGGTTTGCCTGGATGACCTGCAAGCGGTGGTTGGCAAGCCGGAGTGGGAAGAGGCGCTGTTCCACCTGTTCAATCGCCTGCGCGACAGCGGCCGTCGCCTGTTGATCGCCGCGTCCCAGTCTCCACGGGAGCTGCCGGTCAAACTTCTCGACCTCAAATCACGGCTGACCATGGCCCTGGTGTTCCAGATGCGTGGTCTGTCCGATGAAGACAAACTGCGCGCCTTGCAGTTGCGCGCTTCGCGCCGTGGCCTGCACCTGACTGATGAGGTCGGTCATTTCATCCTGACTCGCGGTACCCGCAGCATGAGTGCGCTCTTCGACTTGCTCGAACGTCTCGATCAAGCGTCACTGCAAGCGCAACGCAAGCTGACCATTCCTTTCCTGAAGGAAACGTTGGGTTGGTAG
- a CDS encoding AI-2E family transporter, translating to MADSRRWFWIGGVVLLCVFVFLLHPILTPFLIALLLAYMADPLVDRLEAAGLSRTLGVVAVFGLFTMILMALLLVLVPMLAKQLFRLYELAPQILDWLQHTALPWTQAKLGLADGFWKFDKVKAAISEHMGQTGDIVSVVLAQATASGLALIGWLTNLVLIPVVCFYLLRDWDLMMARIRSLLPRHREGQIVKLASECHEVLGAFIRGQLLVMVALGFIYAAGLMLVGLELGLLIGVIAGLAAIVPYMGFVIGIGAAVIAGLFQFGGDVYPMMGIVAVFMVGQALEGMVLTPLLVGDRIGLHPVAVIFAILAGGELFGFTGVLLALPVAAVIMVLVRHVHDLYKESDIYGGTVDPDL from the coding sequence ATGGCTGACTCACGTCGTTGGTTCTGGATTGGCGGGGTTGTCCTGCTGTGTGTGTTTGTGTTTTTGCTGCATCCGATTCTGACGCCCTTTCTGATTGCGCTGCTTTTGGCCTATATGGCCGACCCTTTGGTCGATCGGCTGGAAGCTGCCGGGCTGTCGCGCACCTTGGGTGTGGTCGCGGTGTTCGGTTTGTTCACGATGATTCTGATGGCGCTGCTGCTGGTCCTGGTGCCGATGCTGGCCAAACAGTTGTTCCGCCTGTATGAACTGGCGCCACAGATACTCGACTGGTTGCAGCACACGGCATTGCCATGGACCCAGGCCAAGCTGGGCCTGGCTGATGGTTTCTGGAAGTTCGACAAGGTCAAGGCCGCCATTTCCGAGCACATGGGGCAGACGGGCGATATTGTCAGTGTGGTGTTGGCTCAGGCGACGGCATCCGGTCTGGCGTTGATCGGCTGGTTGACCAATCTGGTGCTGATCCCGGTGGTGTGCTTCTACCTGCTGCGCGACTGGGACCTGATGATGGCCAGGATTCGCAGTCTGTTGCCGCGCCATCGTGAAGGGCAGATCGTCAAGCTGGCCAGCGAGTGCCATGAAGTCCTCGGTGCCTTTATTCGCGGTCAGCTATTGGTCATGGTTGCGCTGGGCTTTATCTATGCCGCCGGCTTGATGCTGGTGGGCCTGGAGTTGGGCCTGCTGATCGGAGTGATTGCGGGTCTTGCGGCGATTGTGCCGTACATGGGTTTTGTAATCGGCATCGGTGCCGCCGTCATCGCCGGGCTGTTCCAGTTTGGCGGCGACGTGTACCCCATGATGGGTATCGTCGCGGTGTTCATGGTCGGTCAGGCCCTGGAAGGCATGGTTCTCACCCCATTGCTGGTGGGTGACCGGATTGGTCTGCACCCGGTGGCGGTGATCTTCGCGATTTTAGCGGGCGGTGAGCTGTTCGGTTTCACGGGTGTGTTACTGGCGCTACCGGTGGCGGCCGTCATCATGGTTTTGGTGCGCCATGTGCATGACCTCTATAAAGAGTCGGATATTTACGGTGGCACGGTAGATCCTGATCTGTAG
- a CDS encoding DUF2066 domain-containing protein, whose translation MRLSKLLFVGCLSLISLPSVAETMSNLYQVRETVSGQTPDERTQATQHALETLILRLTGDPKAPQSAGLAGLRKDPQQIITKYGYEAGPPESLLVDFDPASTERSLHQAGLSVWGSNRPTILGWWLSDATDGSNLVGDGQSAAEPLRRAAQHRGLPLRLPLADLSEQIVGTAKNIEGTDSAPLRAASERYGADGLLAVHAREENGQWQGKWRLWLGQQSEQGTATGADSGALADAVLLAVSERLAPRYVVKPGASTALVLEVQGMNLERYAQLSRLLDPFGAKLKTVSGDRITYEVNGSADQLRSQLSLAKLQEVPAGEVSAATPAQQPPVDGVAPVTQPSSAPQLHFRW comes from the coding sequence ATGCGTCTTTCTAAATTGTTGTTTGTGGGCTGCCTGTCATTGATCAGTCTGCCCAGCGTTGCTGAAACCATGAGCAACTTGTACCAAGTGCGTGAAACAGTCAGTGGGCAAACCCCTGATGAGCGCACTCAGGCCACGCAACACGCGTTGGAAACCTTGATTCTGCGGCTGACAGGTGATCCCAAGGCCCCGCAAAGCGCTGGCCTGGCCGGGTTGCGTAAGGACCCGCAACAGATCATCACCAAGTACGGCTACGAAGCGGGTCCGCCAGAGAGCTTGCTGGTTGATTTCGATCCAGCCAGTACCGAGCGCTCGCTGCATCAGGCAGGCTTGTCTGTGTGGGGCAGCAATCGTCCGACGATCCTTGGTTGGTGGTTGAGTGATGCCACTGATGGCTCCAATCTGGTGGGTGATGGTCAGAGCGCGGCCGAACCCTTGCGTCGCGCGGCGCAGCACCGGGGTTTGCCGCTGCGTCTGCCTTTGGCGGATTTGAGTGAGCAAATTGTAGGAACGGCCAAGAACATCGAAGGCACCGACTCTGCGCCGTTGAGGGCCGCTTCCGAGCGGTATGGCGCCGATGGTTTGCTGGCGGTGCATGCCCGTGAAGAGAACGGTCAATGGCAGGGTAAATGGCGTTTGTGGCTGGGCCAGCAGAGTGAGCAGGGCACGGCCACCGGCGCGGACAGCGGAGCCTTGGCCGATGCTGTCCTGCTGGCGGTCAGCGAACGTCTGGCGCCGCGCTATGTGGTCAAGCCCGGTGCGTCGACCGCGCTGGTGCTGGAAGTGCAGGGCATGAACCTTGAACGTTACGCTCAGTTGAGTCGCTTGCTCGATCCATTTGGCGCCAAGCTGAAAACGGTGAGCGGTGATCGCATTACCTACGAGGTCAATGGCAGTGCCGATCAACTTCGTTCGCAATTGTCCCTGGCCAAATTGCAGGAAGTTCCAGCGGGCGAGGTGAGTGCTGCAACGCCGGCACAACAACCTCCGGTCGATGGCGTTGCCCCCGTGACTCAACCGTCTTCTGCACCGCAGTTGCACTTTCGTTGGTAA
- the purM gene encoding phosphoribosylformylglycinamidine cyclo-ligase, translating into MSKQPSLSYKDAGVDIDAGEALVERIKSVAKRTKRPEVMGGLGGFGALCEIPAGYKQPVLVSGTDGVGTKLRLALNLNKHDTIGIDLVAMCVNDLVVCGAEPLFFLDYYATGKLNVETATQVVTGIGAGCELSGCSLVGGETAEMPGMYEGEDYDLAGFCVGVVEKADIIDGSKVAAGDALLALPSSGPHSNGYSLIRKIIEVAGADIENIQLDGKPLTDLLMAPTRIYVKPLLKLIKDTGAVKAMAHITGGGLLDNIPRVLPAGAQAVVDVASWQRPAVFDWLQQQGNVAETEMHRVLNCGVGMVICVAQEHVEVALNVLREAGEQPWVIGQIATAAEGAAQVELKNLKVH; encoded by the coding sequence ATGAGCAAGCAACCCTCCCTGAGCTACAAAGACGCCGGTGTAGACATCGACGCCGGTGAAGCATTGGTCGAACGCATCAAGAGCGTGGCCAAGCGCACCAAGCGTCCGGAAGTCATGGGCGGCCTGGGTGGCTTCGGCGCCCTCTGCGAAATCCCGGCCGGCTACAAGCAGCCTGTACTGGTCTCCGGCACCGACGGCGTGGGCACCAAGCTGCGCCTGGCGCTGAACCTGAACAAACACGACACCATCGGCATCGATCTGGTCGCCATGTGCGTCAACGACCTGGTGGTTTGCGGCGCAGAGCCATTGTTCTTCCTCGATTACTACGCCACTGGCAAACTCAACGTCGAGACCGCGACTCAGGTCGTGACCGGCATCGGCGCTGGCTGTGAGCTGTCCGGCTGCTCGCTGGTAGGCGGCGAAACCGCAGAAATGCCCGGCATGTACGAAGGCGAAGACTATGACCTGGCCGGCTTCTGCGTCGGTGTCGTGGAAAAAGCCGACATTATCGACGGTTCGAAAGTCGCCGCCGGTGACGCCCTGCTCGCCCTGCCGTCTTCCGGCCCGCACTCCAACGGTTACTCGCTGATCCGCAAGATCATCGAAGTGGCCGGTGCCGACATCGAAAACATCCAGCTCGACGGCAAACCGCTGACCGACCTGTTGATGGCGCCGACTCGCATTTACGTGAAGCCATTGCTCAAGCTGATCAAGGACACTGGCGCAGTGAAGGCTATGGCCCACATCACTGGCGGCGGCCTGCTGGACAACATCCCGCGCGTACTGCCAGCAGGCGCTCAGGCGGTGGTCGATGTCGCCAGCTGGCAGCGTCCTGCCGTGTTCGACTGGCTGCAACAGCAAGGCAATGTCGCTGAAACGGAAATGCACCGCGTCCTGAACTGTGGCGTGGGCATGGTCATCTGCGTCGCTCAGGAACACGTCGAAGTGGCCTTGAACGTGCTGCGTGAAGCCGGCGAGCAACCTTGGGTCATCGGTCAGATCGCCACCGCTGCCGAAGGCGCTGCACAGGTCGAGCTGAAAAACCTCAAGGTACATTGA
- the purN gene encoding phosphoribosylglycinamide formyltransferase → MPATCDVVVLLSGTGSNLQAMIDSFKGVDNPVRIRAVISNRADAFGLQRARDAGIEARVLDHKAFEGREAFDAALIELIDTFQPKLVVLAGFMRILSATFVRHYQGRLLNIHPSLLPLYKGLHTHQRVLEAGDSEHGCSVHFVTEELDGGPLVVQAVIPVELNDSPATLAHRVHAQEHEIYPLAIRWFAEGRLSLGEQGALLDGQLLPASGHLIRI, encoded by the coding sequence ATACCTGCAACGTGTGACGTGGTGGTGCTGCTGTCTGGCACCGGCAGCAACCTGCAAGCCATGATCGACAGCTTCAAGGGTGTCGACAACCCTGTCCGTATCCGCGCGGTGATATCCAATCGCGCCGATGCGTTCGGCCTGCAGCGCGCCAGGGACGCAGGCATCGAAGCCCGCGTCCTCGATCACAAGGCGTTCGAAGGTCGAGAGGCCTTCGATGCTGCGCTGATCGAGCTGATCGACACCTTCCAACCCAAGCTGGTGGTGCTCGCCGGATTCATGCGCATATTGAGTGCGACATTCGTCCGTCACTACCAGGGCCGCCTGCTGAATATTCATCCTTCTCTGCTGCCGCTTTATAAGGGCTTGCATACTCACCAGCGAGTGCTTGAAGCTGGTGACAGCGAACACGGCTGCAGCGTGCATTTCGTGACAGAGGAACTCGATGGGGGTCCACTGGTCGTACAGGCAGTAATCCCGGTAGAGTTGAACGACTCGCCAGCCACCCTGGCACACCGGGTTCATGCTCAGGAACACGAGATTTATCCGCTGGCAATACGATGGTTTGCCGAAGGAAGACTAAGCCTCGGCGAACAGGGCGCATTACTGGATGGCCAGTTACTCCCGGCCAGTGGCCACTTGATTCGAATCTAG
- a CDS encoding DUF3108 domain-containing protein, whose product MRRALLFAFALLALPAVQAADLQPFSASYTADWKQLPMSGTAERSLTKNANDTWTLSFKASMMIASLTEVSTLRVDKGTLLPQSYNFERGGLGKTKKIDMAFDWSSKVVSGTDRGDVINLPINPGVLDKSTYQLALQKDVAAGKKSMSYQVVDGDSVDTYDFRVLGSEKVDTKAGKIDAIKVERVRDPTQNKRITVMWFAKDWDYLLVRLQQVETDGKEYNIMLLNGTVNGNAVKGS is encoded by the coding sequence ATGCGTCGCGCTTTGCTCTTCGCTTTCGCTCTGCTCGCACTGCCAGCTGTTCAGGCCGCAGACCTTCAGCCGTTTTCCGCCAGCTACACCGCTGACTGGAAACAGCTGCCCATGAGCGGCACCGCCGAACGCAGCCTCACGAAAAACGCGAACGACACCTGGACCCTGAGCTTCAAGGCTTCCATGATGATCGCCAGCCTGACCGAGGTCAGCACCCTGCGTGTCGACAAGGGCACCCTGCTGCCACAGTCCTATAACTTCGAACGCGGCGGTCTGGGTAAAACCAAAAAGATCGACATGGCGTTCGACTGGAGCAGCAAGGTGGTAAGCGGCACGGATCGCGGTGACGTGATCAACCTGCCCATCAACCCCGGCGTGCTCGACAAGTCGACCTACCAGCTGGCGTTGCAAAAAGACGTGGCTGCCGGCAAGAAGAGCATGAGCTACCAGGTGGTCGATGGTGACTCTGTAGACACCTACGACTTCCGCGTACTCGGCTCGGAAAAGGTCGATACCAAGGCTGGCAAGATCGACGCCATCAAGGTCGAGCGTGTACGCGACCCGACGCAAAACAAACGCATTACCGTGATGTGGTTCGCCAAGGATTGGGATTACCTGCTGGTTCGCCTGCAACAGGTCGAAACCGACGGTAAGGAATACAACATCATGCTGTTGAACGGCACCGTCAATGGCAATGCGGTCAAAGGCAGCTAA